A portion of the uncultured Bacteroides sp. genome contains these proteins:
- the gldE gene encoding gliding motility-associated protein GldE — protein MDPDAYLCQLANVFSGVTVHYPSLSAIVAIILAGLLLVVSGFASASEIAFFSLSPSDLHSIEERNHPSDEKISDLLGNSQRLLATILISNNFVNVTIIMLCNFFFMDSFEFSTPFLEFLVLTVVLTFLLLLFGEIMPKIYSAQKILTFCRFAAPGIWMLRTLFYPIASVLVSSTGFLNKYFVRKSRNISVDELSHALELTDKAEISEENRILEGIIRFGGETAKEVMTSRLDVTDLDIRVTFKEVLQCIVENAYSRIPVYSGSRDNIKGILYIKDLLPHINKGDNFRWQSLIRPAYFVPETKMIDDLLRDFQANKIHIAIVVDEFGGNSGIVTMEDIIEEIVGEINDEYDDEEKTYVVLNDHTWVFEAKTQLTDFYKIINRDEDDFVKVAGDSDTLAGLLLEIKGEFPALHEKVSFLNYEFEVLAMDSRRILKVKFSINES, from the coding sequence TTGGACCCAGACGCCTATTTATGCCAACTGGCAAATGTTTTTAGCGGTGTAACCGTACACTATCCTTCTTTATCTGCAATTGTGGCTATTATTTTAGCCGGCTTGCTACTCGTTGTTTCGGGCTTTGCTTCAGCTTCAGAAATAGCTTTCTTCTCTCTATCGCCTTCTGATTTACATAGCATTGAAGAGCGTAATCATCCGTCAGACGAAAAAATCAGTGACTTGTTAGGTAATTCACAACGCTTGTTGGCTACTATTCTTATTAGCAACAATTTTGTGAATGTGACCATCATCATGCTGTGCAACTTCTTCTTTATGGATAGTTTTGAATTTAGTACTCCATTTCTTGAATTTTTGGTTCTGACTGTTGTGCTCACCTTTCTATTACTACTGTTTGGTGAGATAATGCCTAAAATCTATTCCGCTCAGAAGATATTAACTTTTTGTCGTTTTGCTGCTCCAGGTATCTGGATGCTTCGAACGCTGTTTTATCCGATCGCTTCCGTATTAGTCAGTTCCACCGGCTTTTTGAATAAATACTTTGTGCGTAAAAGCCGTAATATATCCGTTGATGAACTATCTCATGCTTTAGAGTTAACAGACAAAGCCGAGATATCTGAAGAAAATAGAATTCTTGAAGGTATTATACGTTTTGGTGGAGAAACAGCTAAGGAAGTTATGACTTCGCGCTTAGATGTGACGGACCTTGATATTCGTGTTACTTTTAAAGAGGTATTGCAATGCATTGTTGAAAATGCTTATTCACGGATCCCTGTTTATTCGGGCTCTCGTGATAATATAAAGGGTATACTTTACATTAAAGACTTGCTGCCGCATATCAATAAAGGAGATAATTTTCGTTGGCAATCACTTATACGTCCGGCTTATTTTGTGCCCGAAACAAAGATGATTGATGATTTGTTGCGAGACTTTCAAGCGAACAAGATTCACATAGCCATTGTGGTCGATGAATTTGGAGGGAACTCCGGTATTGTGACCATGGAAGATATTATCGAGGAGATAGTCGGAGAAATAAATGATGAATACGATGATGAAGAGAAGACTTATGTCGTTCTTAATGATCATACCTGGGTGTTTGAAGCAAAGACTCAGTTAACCGATTTCTATAAGATAATCAACAGGGATGAAGACGATTTTGTGAAAGTAGCGGGTGATTCCGATACATTGGCCGGATTGTTGCTCGAGATAAAAGGCGAGTTTCCGGCACTTCATGAAAAAGTATCTTTTCTAAATTATGAATTTGAAGTCCTAGCTATGGACAGTCGTAGAATACTTAAAGTAAAGTTCTCAATCAATGAATCTTAA
- the ssb gene encoding single-stranded DNA-binding protein — protein sequence MSVNKVILLGNVGKDPEVRYLDTGIAVASFSLATSDRAYTLANGTQVPEKTEWHNLVLWRGLAETAEKYIHKGDKLYVEGKIRTRSYDDQAGVKRYVTEIFVDSMEMLTPKATGQATGAYSPAPQAAPPSTVQTQQPQVAPTPVQDNLADDLPF from the coding sequence ATGTCAGTAAATAAAGTGATTTTGTTAGGAAATGTAGGTAAGGACCCTGAAGTGAGATATCTTGATACAGGTATTGCCGTGGCTAGCTTTTCTTTAGCAACCTCTGATCGTGCGTATACCTTGGCTAATGGCACTCAGGTGCCTGAAAAAACGGAATGGCACAACCTCGTTTTGTGGCGCGGACTGGCAGAAACAGCCGAAAAATACATTCATAAAGGTGATAAACTTTATGTTGAAGGAAAAATAAGAACACGTTCTTATGATGATCAAGCAGGCGTAAAACGTTATGTTACCGAGATTTTTGTTGATAGCATGGAAATGCTTACGCCCAAAGCTACCGGACAAGCTACGGGCGCTTATTCTCCGGCTCCGCAAGCAGCTCCTCCTTCAACAGTGCAAACACAACAGCCTCAAGTGGCTCCTACTCCTGTACAAGATAATCTGGCAGACGATTTGCCATTTTAA
- a CDS encoding DUF4465 domain-containing protein, translating to MKKLSLSFFLFLSVFVFFACSDDNDDSGIRLNFESRLTSSESEFISESTLADGSYYSDSFQDEDSLVIFKHYYSGAIPNYYFAGFTYMNKTDNKTSSSPAPITGSAKSGKVYLAAYTSSYTPAEFTIKNPTLYSIQGVWVTNSTYAYNSMTVGDSYATKFSKGSWYKLTATGYDKNNAEVGTSEVYLANYSSDNDKPVNKWIWFDLSELSEAVRFQFDLSSTDNGNYGMNTAAYFCMDDVTLTLRPISSGI from the coding sequence ATGAAGAAATTATCTCTATCCTTTTTTTTATTTCTATCTGTATTTGTATTTTTCGCTTGTAGCGATGACAATGATGATTCGGGCATTAGGCTAAACTTCGAGAGCCGATTGACGAGTTCAGAAAGTGAGTTTATCTCAGAAAGCACTTTAGCTGATGGCTCTTATTATAGCGACAGCTTTCAGGATGAAGATAGCCTTGTTATCTTCAAGCATTATTACTCAGGAGCAATTCCTAACTACTATTTTGCAGGTTTTACATATATGAATAAAACCGATAATAAGACATCCTCAAGTCCAGCTCCTATTACCGGATCGGCAAAGAGTGGTAAAGTTTATTTAGCCGCATATACGAGTTCTTATACACCAGCTGAGTTTACAATAAAGAATCCAACTCTTTACAGCATACAAGGTGTATGGGTCACTAACAGCACATACGCATATAATAGTATGACGGTGGGAGATAGTTATGCTACAAAATTCAGTAAGGGAAGTTGGTATAAATTAACAGCAACAGGATATGACAAAAATAACGCCGAAGTTGGTACCAGTGAAGTCTATTTAGCCAATTACAGCAGTGACAATGATAAGCCTGTAAATAAATGGATCTGGTTTGATTTAAGTGAACTAAGTGAAGCTGTAAGATTTCAATTTGATTTAAGCTCTACTGATAATGGAAACTATGGCATGAATACAGCCGCCTATTTTTGCATGGATGATGTAACTCTCACTCTAAGACCGATTTCCTCTGGAATATGA
- a CDS encoding DUF5106 domain-containing protein, with the protein MMTSMKYIFLFALICLCSCKNGKVSGQESTKDSLNTKAAFTLPSIPAMLTTPEQRSNYLVKHYWDNFDFTDTSYIHRPEITEQAWVDYIDLLKYVTLPTTQSSVKELMIRAASKEKKVFKYFTELADKYFYDPNSPMRNEEYYIPVLETMIATPILSKTEKIRPQARLELAHKNRIGTPAIDFTYTLLSGARGTLHGLSAEYTLLFFNNPGCHACEEYIKGITGSSIINQLIENKRLKLLAVYPDEELDEWKRHLKEFPQEWINGYDRAATIKTKNIYDLKAIPTLYLLDKGKKVLLKDANLPDIETYLQKEIN; encoded by the coding sequence ATGATGACAAGTATGAAATATATATTTCTATTCGCACTGATCTGTTTATGTTCTTGCAAAAACGGAAAAGTTTCGGGACAAGAATCGACAAAAGACAGTTTGAATACAAAAGCTGCGTTTACTTTGCCAAGCATACCGGCCATGCTTACTACACCAGAACAGCGTTCCAATTACCTGGTAAAGCACTATTGGGACAATTTTGACTTTACTGATACAAGCTATATCCATCGCCCTGAAATAACAGAGCAAGCATGGGTCGATTATATTGATTTACTCAAATATGTAACACTTCCTACTACACAAAGCTCTGTAAAAGAGCTCATGATTAGAGCAGCCTCCAAAGAAAAAAAGGTCTTTAAGTACTTTACCGAATTGGCAGATAAATATTTTTATGACCCTAATTCTCCTATGCGCAATGAAGAGTACTACATTCCGGTTCTCGAAACCATGATAGCAACTCCTATACTAAGTAAAACAGAAAAAATACGCCCGCAAGCCCGCTTAGAACTCGCTCATAAGAATCGCATCGGAACTCCGGCAATCGATTTTACATACACTCTCTTATCAGGTGCCAGAGGAACACTCCATGGACTTTCGGCAGAATACACATTACTATTCTTCAACAACCCCGGTTGCCATGCTTGCGAAGAGTATATAAAAGGTATCACAGGTTCTTCCATAATCAACCAATTGATAGAGAACAAAAGATTGAAACTATTGGCTGTATATCCGGACGAAGAATTAGATGAATGGAAAAGGCATCTAAAGGAATTCCCACAGGAGTGGATAAATGGATACGATCGGGCTGCCACCATTAAGACAAAAAACATCTATGATCTAAAAGCCATTCCTACTCTTTACTTACTTGATAAGGGGAAGAAAGTACTGCTCAAAGATGCAAATCTACCAGATATTGAAACTTATCTTCAAAAAGAAATAAATTAG
- the mutY gene encoding A/G-specific adenine glycosylase, whose translation MNSQFSNRLISWYETCKRDLPWRDTTDPYIIWISEIILQQTRVAQGYNYFLRFIERFPSVGILAKADEDEVLKYWQGLGYYSRARNLHAAAKSINGVFPTTYSEVLALKGVGEYTAAAICSFAYNMPCAVVDGNVYRVLSRYLGIDTPIDSTQGKKLFAAFAADLLDKKRPALYNQAIMDFGAIQCTPSAPDCARCPLSDSCVALSKGQVGLLPVKQHKTKTTNRYFNYMYVSMGDFTFIHKRTDNDIWKNLFELPLIESSCSLTEEDFLALDQLRDLFCLGESPVIRLVCRDVKHVLSHRVIYANFYEVILPDSSQSFSKYMKVRKEELDRYAVSRLVHIFFEKYL comes from the coding sequence ATGAACAGTCAATTTAGCAATAGGTTAATAAGTTGGTACGAAACGTGCAAACGAGACCTCCCGTGGAGAGATACCACAGACCCGTATATAATTTGGATTTCAGAAATAATATTGCAACAAACGAGGGTGGCACAAGGATATAATTATTTTCTTCGATTTATTGAGCGTTTTCCTTCTGTTGGTATCTTGGCTAAAGCCGATGAAGATGAGGTTCTAAAATATTGGCAGGGGTTAGGCTATTATTCTCGCGCCCGCAATCTGCATGCTGCTGCTAAAAGCATAAATGGTGTTTTTCCTACTACTTATTCCGAAGTACTAGCTTTAAAAGGGGTGGGCGAATATACAGCTGCTGCAATCTGTTCCTTTGCTTATAATATGCCTTGTGCGGTGGTAGACGGCAATGTTTATCGGGTGTTGTCGCGCTATCTAGGCATTGATACACCGATTGATTCTACACAGGGAAAGAAACTTTTTGCTGCTTTTGCTGCTGATCTGTTGGATAAAAAGCGTCCGGCTCTTTATAATCAAGCAATTATGGATTTTGGTGCTATCCAATGTACTCCTTCTGCTCCAGACTGTGCCCGTTGTCCGTTATCCGATAGTTGTGTTGCTTTATCAAAAGGGCAGGTCGGACTTTTACCTGTGAAACAGCATAAGACGAAAACTACCAATCGCTACTTTAATTATATGTATGTGAGTATGGGCGACTTTACTTTTATTCATAAACGCACTGATAATGATATCTGGAAGAATTTGTTCGAACTGCCCTTAATTGAATCCTCTTGTTCACTTACGGAAGAAGATTTTCTTGCTTTAGACCAACTGCGTGATCTTTTTTGTTTGGGAGAATCTCCTGTCATTCGCCTTGTTTGTCGGGATGTGAAACATGTACTTTCGCACAGGGTGATTTATGCAAACTTCTACGAAGTGATTTTGCCGGATAGTTCACAGTCTTTTTCAAAATACATGAAGGTGAGGAAAGAAGAATTGGATAGGTATGCTGTTTCTCGCTTGGTACATATTTTCTTTGAAAAATATCTGTAA
- a CDS encoding TonB-dependent receptor, whose amino-acid sequence MMSVIALLPFSLFAQQQKADTAHVYSIPEVIVSERFHTREVRSAIPIQELTRAELGGLNVLQVSDAVKHFAGVTVKDYGGIGGLKTVSLRSLGAEHTAVGYDGIAVSDCQTGQIDIGRFSLDNIDRLSLSNGQTDNIFQSARFFASAGILNIQTLTPEFKKEKRTNTYASFKTGSWGLVNPSFRIEQKLAKQWAASFNSEWMSADGRYPYTLHYGNANDSTSLEKRKNTEVKTFRAETELFGNFSNSEQWRLKAYYYQSSRGLPGATTLYYDYASQHLWDKNAFIQSRYKKELNEQWAFQTSAKWNWSYQRYLDPDYKGSIGKTENSYYQQECYFSASALYRMLQNLSFSLSTDGSINTLNANLTNFAQPTRYSWLTVVAGKYVNEWLTASASLLATVINEQTKTGIGADNHRKLNPDMSVSIKPFANEEFRIRMFYKNIFRLPSFNDLYYGETGNRDLLPEKTTQYNVGITYGKEINKFFSSVSATVDAYYNKVSNKIIATPTKNIFVWSMVNLGEVDIKGVDATLRINLQPWENIGLNLSGNYTYQRALDVTDSSGKTYKNQIAYTPRTSGSGQASLEMPWINLSYSFLFSGKRYVLGQNLAENRLEGYSDHSVSVSREFRIKGIKTLLSLEVLNLANKNYEIVRNFPMPGRSARVTIKMTY is encoded by the coding sequence ATGATGAGCGTGATCGCTCTTCTACCATTTTCTCTTTTTGCACAGCAGCAAAAGGCTGATACTGCGCATGTATATAGCATTCCGGAAGTAATTGTATCGGAACGTTTTCACACAAGGGAGGTACGATCCGCCATACCAATACAGGAGTTAACTCGTGCGGAGCTCGGAGGGTTGAACGTATTGCAAGTTTCGGATGCAGTGAAACACTTCGCAGGTGTTACGGTAAAAGATTACGGTGGCATTGGGGGATTGAAAACAGTGTCGCTACGTAGTCTTGGGGCGGAACATACAGCAGTGGGTTACGACGGTATTGCCGTAAGCGATTGTCAAACAGGGCAGATTGACATTGGCCGTTTTTCACTCGACAACATAGACCGCCTATCACTCAGCAACGGACAAACCGATAACATCTTTCAATCGGCGCGTTTTTTCGCTTCGGCAGGCATATTGAACATACAAACTCTCACTCCTGAATTTAAAAAAGAGAAAAGAACAAATACTTATGCTTCGTTCAAAACCGGATCATGGGGTTTGGTGAATCCATCTTTTCGCATCGAGCAGAAGCTTGCAAAGCAATGGGCAGCATCATTTAACAGTGAATGGATGTCAGCTGACGGTCGTTACCCATACACACTCCATTACGGGAATGCAAATGACAGCACATCACTCGAAAAACGAAAAAACACGGAGGTGAAAACATTTCGTGCTGAAACCGAACTCTTCGGGAACTTTTCTAATTCGGAGCAATGGAGGCTGAAAGCTTACTACTACCAGTCTTCGCGGGGATTGCCCGGGGCTACCACCCTCTATTATGATTATGCTTCGCAACATTTATGGGATAAGAATGCCTTCATACAAAGCCGTTACAAGAAGGAACTAAACGAACAATGGGCTTTTCAGACTTCGGCTAAATGGAATTGGAGTTACCAAAGGTACTTAGATCCTGACTATAAAGGTTCGATCGGTAAAACCGAAAACAGTTATTACCAACAGGAATGTTATTTCTCGGCTTCAGCACTCTATCGAATGCTTCAGAATTTATCTTTTTCTCTCTCTACTGATGGTAGCATAAACACATTGAATGCCAATCTAACTAATTTTGCTCAACCTACCCGCTACTCATGGCTCACAGTTGTAGCCGGCAAATATGTTAATGAATGGCTTACTGCTTCAGCATCATTGCTGGCTACCGTGATAAATGAGCAAACCAAAACAGGTATAGGCGCAGATAATCACCGGAAATTGAATCCTGACATGAGTGTTTCCATCAAACCCTTTGCCAACGAAGAGTTTCGCATTCGTATGTTCTATAAAAATATTTTTCGCCTACCTAGTTTCAACGATTTGTATTATGGAGAAACCGGAAATAGAGATCTTCTTCCCGAAAAAACAACTCAATACAATGTTGGAATTACCTATGGCAAAGAGATCAATAAATTCTTTTCATCTGTTTCGGCTACCGTAGATGCCTATTATAATAAGGTGTCGAACAAAATCATCGCAACGCCTACAAAGAACATATTTGTGTGGAGCATGGTCAATTTGGGAGAGGTTGATATTAAAGGGGTAGACGCCACACTGCGTATTAACCTGCAACCATGGGAGAACATTGGACTCAATCTTTCGGGCAACTATACTTACCAACGTGCGCTGGATGTGACAGACTCAAGCGGAAAGACCTATAAAAACCAAATCGCTTATACACCACGTACATCGGGATCGGGACAGGCAAGTCTTGAAATGCCATGGATAAACCTATCTTATTCTTTTCTCTTCTCGGGAAAACGTTATGTATTGGGACAAAACTTGGCTGAAAACAGATTAGAAGGATATAGCGACCATAGTGTATCAGTAAGTCGCGAGTTCAGAATAAAGGGAATCAAGACTTTGCTCAGCTTAGAGGTATTAAACCTGGCAAACAAGAATTATGAAATAGTGAGAAACTTCCCCATGCCGGGTCGTTCGGCACGTGTAACAATAAAAATGACCTATTAA
- a CDS encoding YncE family protein, whose product MRKYTYILWMVLLATLLHACDDMADKESSSASGSTVSPESGTAELYVLSEGLFNLNNSTLMRYSFNSSTMVKDYFRKINQRGLGDTANDMGIYGSKLYIVVNVSSEVEVIDLKTGSSIKQIPLLTENGSSRQPRYITFNGSKAYVCSFDGTVARIDTTSLSIEAYAQAGRNPDGICVQNNKLYVSNSGGLDSPNYDNTVSVIDINTFTETKKITVGSNPGKILPDKYGDVYVVTRGNLEEGDYHFVQINSQTDLVTKTFDYAVLNFAINDDYAYMYNYDYTSGKSWIKVFNVATETVERDNFITDGTTLTTPYGININPYNGNVYVTDAYDYKVTGDVLCFSPQGALQFRLSNVGLNPNTVAFSDKASQSVIDDTNDENSPAFANKVWEYIPAPCQYMNTSTTAYKEGYTTTQVLVYATELIKAQSLLSLGGFGGSITLGFDHTIRNVSGEYDFKIYGNAYYDMYGTNTGKPGGSSEPGIVLVSKDTNGNGKPDDEWYELAGSEYHSDKVIRNYQITYYRPSPLSADVKWKDNQGKEGSVLRNTYHQQASYYPEWMEDEITFSGTRLPDNAVNEGTATSQHWVSYCFNWGYADNHPNNTEYSKFKIDWAVDTNGNQVQLDGIDFIKIYCAVNQDCGWMGEASTEISTIEDLHYSN is encoded by the coding sequence ATGAGAAAATATACATATATACTTTGGATGGTACTACTCGCCACATTGCTACATGCCTGTGACGACATGGCGGACAAAGAGAGTTCAAGTGCTAGTGGTTCGACAGTCAGTCCCGAATCGGGCACAGCAGAACTCTATGTATTAAGTGAAGGATTGTTCAATCTGAATAATAGTACACTTATGCGCTATTCTTTCAATAGCAGCACAATGGTGAAAGACTATTTTCGAAAGATAAATCAACGAGGATTGGGTGATACTGCCAATGACATGGGCATCTATGGTTCCAAACTTTACATCGTTGTTAATGTATCCAGCGAGGTAGAAGTCATTGATTTAAAGACGGGAAGTTCAATCAAACAAATACCACTGCTCACAGAGAATGGCAGTTCAAGGCAACCTCGCTACATCACCTTCAATGGAAGCAAAGCGTATGTTTGTTCATTTGATGGCACCGTAGCACGTATCGACACCACCTCGTTATCCATAGAGGCTTACGCACAGGCAGGAAGAAATCCCGATGGCATCTGCGTACAAAACAATAAATTATACGTTTCCAACTCGGGTGGGCTGGACAGTCCCAATTATGACAATACAGTTTCGGTGATCGACATCAATACTTTCACAGAAACAAAGAAGATAACAGTAGGTAGTAACCCGGGAAAGATTTTGCCCGATAAGTATGGAGACGTGTATGTAGTAACCCGAGGTAATCTGGAGGAGGGTGACTATCACTTCGTCCAGATAAATAGTCAAACTGATCTGGTAACAAAAACATTCGATTACGCTGTGCTAAACTTTGCCATTAATGATGATTACGCTTATATGTACAACTATGATTATACATCAGGCAAATCATGGATTAAAGTCTTCAATGTAGCAACAGAAACAGTGGAGCGTGATAATTTTATTACCGATGGCACTACGCTGACTACCCCTTATGGCATTAATATAAACCCATACAATGGAAATGTCTACGTGACCGATGCATACGATTATAAAGTAACAGGCGACGTACTCTGTTTCAGTCCACAAGGAGCACTACAATTCCGTCTCAGCAATGTGGGACTTAACCCTAACACAGTAGCATTTAGCGACAAAGCATCGCAAAGCGTGATCGATGATACTAACGACGAGAACTCACCGGCTTTCGCCAATAAAGTATGGGAATATATCCCTGCACCCTGCCAATATATGAACACCAGTACTACAGCTTATAAAGAAGGATATACCACAACTCAAGTATTGGTATATGCAACAGAGCTGATAAAAGCACAATCTCTCCTAAGTCTGGGTGGTTTTGGAGGAAGTATCACCCTCGGGTTTGATCACACGATTCGCAATGTATCCGGAGAATATGATTTTAAAATTTATGGCAATGCCTACTACGACATGTATGGTACTAATACCGGCAAACCGGGCGGAAGTTCCGAACCAGGCATCGTTCTCGTATCAAAAGACACAAATGGCAATGGCAAACCGGATGATGAATGGTATGAGCTGGCCGGTAGTGAATACCATTCGGATAAAGTAATTCGAAATTACCAAATCACTTACTATCGCCCCAGTCCGCTAAGTGCCGATGTGAAGTGGAAAGACAATCAAGGCAAAGAAGGATCTGTACTTCGCAATACTTACCACCAACAAGCATCCTACTATCCGGAATGGATGGAAGATGAGATCACTTTCAGTGGCACCCGTCTACCTGACAATGCGGTGAATGAAGGAACAGCTACAAGCCAACATTGGGTCTCCTACTGTTTTAATTGGGGATACGCTGACAATCATCCCAATAACACCGAGTACAGTAAGTTCAAAATAGATTGGGCAGTGGACACCAACGGCAATCAAGTACAATTAGATGGCATTGATTTCATCAAGATTTACTGTGCCGTAAACCAAGATTGCGGATGGATGGGCGAAGCCTCTACTGAGATCTCTACCATAGAAGATTTGCATTACAGTAATTAA
- a CDS encoding 4'-phosphopantetheinyl transferase superfamily protein, with the protein MAMLMQHKEDSYQWGVWKTYESIDQLLALFPHCEKYESMLTRFTSAHRRLEWLSVRILLYTLLGEEKEICYEPNGKPYLADYSYFISISHTRGYVAVIVSKSPTGIDIEQYGERVHKVAHKYMREDEPISLYKGVETWSLLLHWSAKEVMFKCMEMTEVDFRKHLRVYPFQTECSGEFRVQEFRTDAQKEFLIHYLLHPDFVLTWQVG; encoded by the coding sequence ATGGCGATGCTTATGCAACATAAAGAGGATTCTTATCAATGGGGAGTTTGGAAAACATACGAATCTATTGATCAGCTTCTTGCGTTGTTTCCTCATTGTGAGAAATACGAAAGCATGCTAACTCGTTTCACCTCTGCGCATCGCCGTTTGGAGTGGCTTTCCGTTCGCATTTTGCTTTATACCCTTCTGGGTGAAGAGAAAGAGATCTGCTATGAGCCTAATGGTAAACCTTATCTGGCTGATTACTCTTATTTTATCAGTATATCCCATACCCGTGGGTATGTGGCTGTTATCGTTAGTAAGTCTCCAACAGGCATTGATATTGAGCAATACGGAGAGCGGGTACACAAAGTTGCACATAAGTATATGCGTGAGGATGAACCGATTTCACTCTATAAGGGTGTGGAAACTTGGTCATTGCTTCTACATTGGTCGGCTAAGGAGGTGATGTTCAAGTGCATGGAAATGACAGAAGTTGATTTCAGGAAGCATCTTCGTGTTTATCCTTTCCAGACAGAATGTTCCGGTGAGTTTCGTGTGCAAGAGTTCCGCACCGATGCTCAGAAGGAGTTTCTGATTCATTATCTTCTCCATCCGGATTTTGTGCTTACTTGGCAAGTGGGGTAG
- a CDS encoding HU family DNA-binding protein has product MVIIFFKKKMTKADIVSEIAKNTGIDKTTVLITIEAFMEAVKVSLVKEENVYLRGFGSFVVKKRAEKTARNISKNTTIIIPEHNIPAFRPAKELSVAVQK; this is encoded by the coding sequence ATAGTAATAATATTTTTTAAGAAAAAAATGACTAAGGCAGATATTGTAAGCGAAATCGCGAAGAATACCGGTATTGATAAGACAACAGTTCTCATAACGATTGAAGCGTTTATGGAAGCAGTAAAAGTTTCTTTGGTAAAAGAAGAGAATGTCTACCTTCGGGGATTTGGAAGTTTTGTCGTAAAGAAAAGAGCTGAGAAGACAGCTCGTAACATCTCGAAGAACACTACGATCATCATTCCGGAACATAACATACCGGCATTCAGACCTGCAAAAGAATTATCTGTAGCAGTTCAAAAATAG